AACAAGACCGATAAAGGGATTCAAGTAAAAAATTACTTCTTCCAAATTGTTGAACCGGACGGCGAAAGCCGCAAATACAGCCAGATTCACCAGCACGGCGTCGCAGCAAAGAAGGTAGATTTTTCGGCAGTTCATATACTTTCACCCGTTTCTCACAACCAGCCGGCAGCGTTTCCGCAATACAAGCAGAGGTGACTTTGTTAAATTATTGCCCAGTCAAAGTATAACCTCTTTTGAAGACCTGTCCTTCCCTTCATAATAATAGTAATAGCGGGAGTCCTCGCCGTTCATCTTTACCTCGTTCAGTATTACGCCGATAATGCGGGCGCTGGCTTTTTCCAGTTGGGCTTTGGCGTCCCTGGCCATATCTATCCGGGTACTGCCGGACTTTACCACCAGCACCACGCCATCCACCACCGGAGCCAGCACGGCTGCGTCGGTGACAGCAACAACCGGCGGCGCTTCGATCAGCACCCTGTCGTACTGCCCGGCAATTTCCCCCAAAAGAGACTTCATTTTTTGCGAGCCGAGCAGTTCAGACGGATTGGGCGGGACAGGGCCGCTGGTCAAAACCCACAGGTTCTCCACACCGGTGGAGCAAACAACATCCGGCAACTCCAGATCCTGGGCCAGCAAATTGGTAAGACCGTGGTGGTTATCCACTTCAAAGTATCTGTGCAGAACCGGTTTCCTCAAGTCACAGTCTATAATGAGGACGCGACTGCCGGCCTGGGCCGTAACCACGCCCAGGTTAGCCGTCACGGTAGACTTGCCGTCCCCGGGGCCGACGCTGGCTACCAGCAACGTCCGACAGGGCCGCTCCAGAGCGGCAAAAGTGATGTTGGTGCGCAGCGCCCGGAAAGATTCGGCAACCGGCGACTTCGGCTGGGTAAAGGCATAGAGATTTTCCTCTCTGTTTTTGTGCCTGCTTCTGGATAAATTCATTTACCTGCCTCGCTCCTTTAAAATTGCTTCGCGGCCGGTATAGTCCCCAGAACAGGTAACTCCAGGTGCCGGGCTACATCTTCGGGAGTCTTGATAGTGTTATCCAGGTACTCCAGGACAAAGGCCAGCATTACCGAAGCCATTAATCCCAGGACAAAAGCCATGGCCATATTCAGCTTTTTCTTGGGCCTCACCGGCTCAACCGGCGCCATTGCCGGAGAAACCACCACCAGGCTGGTGTTGCCCAGATCAATAGAACGGGCAATCTGAGTCTGGGTAGTCTTATCCGCCAGGAGATTACGGGTGCCTTCCAGGCGCTTCACTTCGGCCTGGAGACGCTCCTGTCCGGCTCTCTTGGAGGCCAGCTCGGCCTGAATCTGATCCACCTGGTTTTTCAAGCCGGCCGCCACTTCTTGCGCCGCTGCCATCTGGGCCTCCTTTTCGGCCAGAGCCATCTTCTTCTCGTTAAGCTTTTCAGTCAGGGCGGTATAAGCCGGATTAATTTCCTCACTCCGCACTACCTTGCCCTGAAGCTGGTCATACTTCTGCGTAGTGATGGTTTTCTGAGTAGCAGCCAGGCTTTCTTCCAGACTGGCCTTCGCCGCCAACATCTGCTGCATCTCCACCCGCCCCTGGCCCAACTCTGTCTGGTACCTGTTCAGATCCTGGGAACGGGCGGTGAACTCCTGCTCCAGGTAGGCAATACCCCGCGGTTCAGAGTTGAATTTTCTCAGTTCTTCAACCGCTTTACTTAAATCTTTTTCAGTAATTGCTTGCTGGTCCTGCATGAACTTGACGGACCGCTCCATCTGTTCCCTGTTTTTTTCCGAGATCAACTCCAGGAACTCACTGCTCAAGGTATTGGCAACATCTGCAGCCAGGTTGGGATCGCTACCGCTTACTATCACCTCGATCAGGTTGCTGTCCTTAGCCGTTGCAGCCCTGATCTGACCGGCCAGGGTGCGGGCGGTATAGCCCCGCTCACCAAGCTGCAATTTGTCGATAACCCGCTGCAGCAGAGCTTCGCTCTTGATCTGCCCTACATAGGTATTCATGGTCAGGACAGGAATACGGGATACGGTGTTAACTACCGAACCCGTATCGTTACCCTGGTTAACCACCTGTTGCTTGTCCGCCGCCTGAGTGACCAGCAGGAGAGTACCGGCTTCGTAGCCCGGAGGCAGGACGAAAAAGCTCAAAATACCGCCGGTCAGGAGAAAAAGCAGCGTTACCAGGATAATCAGCAAGCGCCGTTTGTGCAGAATTTTGAGATAGGAGCGCAGGTCGATGACCTGTTCTTCCGTTACTTCCGGGGTTTGTTTGTTCACAGGTTGTCCTCTCCTTATATACTTAAAAGATCGGCGGCAGAATCAGGAGTTCCTGATATGACTTCCTGATACCGGCGCTTTGTTTTTCCATCTCAGCAAGCAAAGCCTGCGCTTCCCGTCCCTCGCCTAACCGGTGGTAAGCGGCGGCCAACCAGAACTTCGCTTCGGCGCCTACTTTCTCATCACGGGAAGCATCCTGCAGCGACTGCCGGGCCTCGGCGTAGCGGCCGGAGAGGTACTGGGCCTGACCGGCAGCCAACTGCACCCCCGGGGTAAGAGGCGGAAGATCGCC
Above is a window of Dehalococcoidia bacterium DNA encoding:
- a CDS encoding polysaccharide biosynthesis tyrosine autokinase yields the protein MNLSRSRHKNREENLYAFTQPKSPVAESFRALRTNITFAALERPCRTLLVASVGPGDGKSTVTANLGVVTAQAGSRVLIIDCDLRKPVLHRYFEVDNHHGLTNLLAQDLELPDVVCSTGVENLWVLTSGPVPPNPSELLGSQKMKSLLGEIAGQYDRVLIEAPPVVAVTDAAVLAPVVDGVVLVVKSGSTRIDMARDAKAQLEKASARIIGVILNEVKMNGEDSRYYYYYEGKDRSSKEVIL
- a CDS encoding lipopolysaccharide biosynthesis protein; the protein is MNKQTPEVTEEQVIDLRSYLKILHKRRLLIILVTLLFLLTGGILSFFVLPPGYEAGTLLLVTQAADKQQVVNQGNDTGSVVNTVSRIPVLTMNTYVGQIKSEALLQRVIDKLQLGERGYTARTLAGQIRAATAKDSNLIEVIVSGSDPNLAADVANTLSSEFLELISEKNREQMERSVKFMQDQQAITEKDLSKAVEELRKFNSEPRGIAYLEQEFTARSQDLNRYQTELGQGRVEMQQMLAAKASLEESLAATQKTITTQKYDQLQGKVVRSEEINPAYTALTEKLNEKKMALAEKEAQMAAAQEVAAGLKNQVDQIQAELASKRAGQERLQAEVKRLEGTRNLLADKTTQTQIARSIDLGNTSLVVVSPAMAPVEPVRPKKKLNMAMAFVLGLMASVMLAFVLEYLDNTIKTPEDVARHLELPVLGTIPAAKQF